The Triplophysa rosa linkage group LG15, Trosa_1v2, whole genome shotgun sequence genomic sequence AGGGCAACAACAGCCACATCAGCGAGCGGTGTGTGCAGAGGACCCACACACTGTTGCTGGGCAACCAGACCCGTCACAGATCGATCAACCTAGAAGAGAATttcccatttcattttttaaatgtaatgttatgcttgtcatttacagaaatgctttttATTCCATTTATATTGTAGCAGTGACATTTATATGGATGTTGTGGCAGTTTTTACTGATGTTTTGTTCTGAGTTTGATCGAAATACTTTGTAATGTCAGGATGGTAGATGAGACTATAATAAATTacatattaattataataaaaaacaaatcattgtgagcttaaaaagacaaatgtgtCTCTAAATAATTACTGTATGTATCCAAGATTGCTGCACGCAAGTGGTTTTCAAATTACTTTGCCTCAGGACCCACATTTTGCAATGCACATGGTAAATCTTAGACAGTACcaaaaatacatataatatttatattatgtattttttgtattcataaTATCATAAGGAtgaataattttcagtttttctgaattacgctcttatttgcatttatttgtggaAAATGTACAcaggacaaactggtcaaaataacaaaaaagatgcatGCAATGTTTacagatcttgaatactgcaaagaaaacaagttcatattcatgtttaaacaacacagtattaaagttgtacttttttttaaactgatcctaaaatacagGTATAATTCAATAGCCTGattttttcacaactttcaCACATCTTTGCATTCTCTTTCACGTTACTGTTGGATGACTCCTAAAGGGATACGatgtaaatgtatacagatttggaacaactcgaaggtgagtacatttttatttttgggtgaagtatccctcaaggtttttttctgttgaaattcatcAGACACAGGACTGGAATGGCAGCTGTATGATATTGTGTTAAGAAGGATGTATGGTACCTTGTTGGTGAGATAGCGTTTGCTGGCCACGGCAGGCAGTCGGAGAACTCTCTCTAGAGCTGAAAGAACAGAGAGACCagctgggagagagagaggctgcagAGAAACGGCCATGTGTTCCAGCACAAACTCCTAAAACAAAAGAGCCACTGATATAAATCTCTATATTTCGTACTTCAGTAAACCATAAGtacaataaagtaaaaaaactaaacatgGTAGGCATGGATTTACATTTGGGAATCTGGAAATAGCTGTAGTTCACAAATCATCCAACCGAGGGCGAATTTGTTCACACTTTAgtgaaatgtcaaataaaatcttaatcAGGCCTCATATAGATGTCTAGTACAGTTTAATGCAATTAATTTCTTGCACCTTTTGTGGCATCTTCCCCAACACCCAATCCAGCTCCAGATCCACAGGGCTCCGCCCACCATCAAGCCCATTGGCTTCTTTATGCAGGTCGTCCACCAGCACAATCTATTGAGTAATACATGTGCAGAAGTGTTACGCAGATtctcaaaatgtatttgtatgctTGTTCAAGCTCTGCCAATCACATGCTACTCACCCTTCCATCACCAGTGATTTTGCCCACAAAATCAACGGGGCATTTCTCCCTCTGACACACCCTCTCAAGGAAGCTCCGGTCAGAGGGACGAAGCAAAAGAGCATTACTCTCCTGATACTCTGCCCCCCACAGCTCTAAAACACTAAGGGTAGGGTCACCTCTCTGTGCATTGAAGcagaaatgcataaaaatgataCGAAAATTAAAGTTGACATACAAATCCAAATATTGGTATTAATATTGTCTTTATCTCACCTTAAACTTGCTAGTATAAATGACTGCACCAGCAGGCTCACTTAATTCTTTTAACACGTTACCTAAACAAATAACATGTCATGTTTAGTGTGCACAATAAGATCGTATAAAGCTACACCTATTTTTCTCTTTTGGATCATGTTGGTGTGTAAGGGAACATTTCAATATAGAAAAAGTGCATTACCGTTGCCCCCAGCACCCTGATCATGTATGCTGCATATGGGGTTTCCGTCCGTTCTCTCCAGACAGGCCCTTAGAGCTCGATTCATCTTCTGCTCCATTTCTGCATCTCCTCTCTGAACTGCGCCTAGATCTCGAGCACTTGAGTTATCACCTTGAACCTACAGAAAACAATGAATATATTAATTTGCATGAGTCGCTCAGAAGAGAAGCTGGAGACCTGACACCGACAacgtattttaaaatgtacctgTACAGAAGAGGCAGCACCTCCACCAACACCAATCCTGTACACTGGGCCTCCAATTTTCACCACCTCCATGCCTGGCAAAGAGGCAAATGAGATCaggatagatagacagacatacagacagacagacagattaaTATTATGATGCATCTGGTACAGGTGTTTGCCCTCGTACCTTGCTCAGCATGCTCTTTCTTCACATTCTGGTCTTCAATAGAGCCCAACCCTCCACTGAACATGATTGGCTTGATCCACTCCCTTCGCTCACCATCAGCCAATCGCATTCCGAAAGAACGAGCAAAGCCTGATGATGATAAAAATAAGATCAcagttaaattaaaaatgtattcacacCATATAAACAATTATCTACAGTCAATAAAACAGGAAATTCTGATTTCATAGCTAAACACTACCTGCAAGGACTGGCTCTCCAAATTTATTGCCATAATCAGAGGCTCCATCACTGGCCTCTACAGCCACCTGGAGTGGAGGTGCAAAGCTTGATGGATACTCCCACCCCTCCTCTTCCCAGGGGAGAACAAACCCTGAGAATAAGAAAGCGTGTTCACAATAGAAGGTCAAGGGCATATTGCATCTTGCTGCAATTTAACAACATGTTTAGGAGTCTATTGATTTATAACTTACCTGGGATGTGGAGGTTACCAAAACAGTACCCAGCAGTCCCTGCGATCACATGTCCACCCTTACCGGCGCTCTGCACATCCCTGATTCGTCCGCCGGTGCCTGTGGTAGCACCGCTGAATGGAGCAACACCTGACCATGATACAGAAGATATGACGACTACATGCGAAGGGCTGTCATACATCTTAAATACAGCACAATCTGTGTTTACTTTTCTGATCACGTTATTGTCAGTCTAATCTGAATCAATACAAGGCCCCAGTTTTTGGCCTCTGACCTGTGGGAAAGTTGTGTGTCTCAGCTGTGAAGATGACGTGTCTGGTAGTCCGTCTGGTTTCATACTGACTGGCCTGTGCAGGGTTTGTGGGATACATACACTCCAGCTCCATGCCTTTGATACCACTACAAAGAACAAGAATCATATATTGAGACATTCTCTAAGGCCAAGgaatcatctttagaagagtgACATTCACGCTCCAGCTTCTAACCTGCTGTTGTCACAGAATTTGATGACGTTATTTTGGTTGCTATGGCGCTGAGTGCCCATAATAAGGCTGAAGAGTGTCTCCTTCTGCTCCTCTCCATCAATGATCATGCGTCCTCGGAAGAACCAATGGCGACTGTGCTCACTGTAAGAATGCAGTACAAAATCACACAAACCGAGAACACGAGCAGTGTTTATTTTAGGTTAAACACACATGTTCAGAAAACACACCTGTTGGACTGAGCCAGATCAAAGCATTCAACGCTGGTTGGATTTCTTTTCACCTTTTGAAAAAGAGCAGTATAGTAGTCCAGATCCCATGAGTCAAACGCCAAACCTGCTCACAAACACAGAGACAAAGGTCAGATTGATAAGtcataaaaactttttaaagccCCCCAAATCCTATTGTAATTCACATTTTAATGGCAAGCcagtgacatttttattttttgtagagCCACTAACAAGAAAAAATatcacacaaaatattttagtccATCAGGCATTTACCTCTCTCTAGGGGTGCAACAATATACTGCATCATGGCACAATATATTGAGATACAAAAAAAGTTGATTTTTCTAAGATTCTGTTGGTTGTACTGTCCACATGTGACCTGTGatgatgtgatttttttaactttGTGCTTTTACTGCTTCAAGATCTCTCCTAAGGTTCAGCTTTCTTATTTCctttaatgttaaaattcttaGTTTTATCTTTCAGTGACAGATAAATAGGTCACTCTTTCAGTTTGATAAATGTACACAATAAAGGTTCATTTACCCTTGGATGTTGTCAATTTTATACATCAAGTTGTAcgtacaacaaaaaatattatgaaattgttcatgttttttggaaataaaattgttatttgaatcctttaaaagtttgtttaaaataCTATTGTATGTGTATTGTCTTTTATAGTCAGTTGAGTGTATCATTACACTCCTCCTCTCCTCTTATACACGCTGGAATTAAAATTGATTTGGGTtactgtttatatatataatattgtctCTCTCAAGTTATTCAACCCCCCCCATTTGATTTGATCAAACAGATTTCTCTAACCATGTGACATCTATTCTTCCTCTAATCATGTTACGTAGCATGTGACTCTGCAGATTCCAACACTATCTGAGCACTGCTGACACACAAATATTCATGTctttaaacattaaagggatagttcacccaaaaatgaaaattctgtcataatttactcaacctcagattgtttcaaacctgtaatgatttatttgttccgctgaacacaaaggaagatacttggaagaatgtcattaaccaaacagatctcatcccccatttactgccattcttccaaatatcttcctttgtgttcagcagaacaaagaaatgtatacaggtttgtaacaatctgagcacgagtaaatgatgccagaatttctacttttgggtgaactattgttctggcttttgtggaaactagtaacttggtattagcacgtATTGTACTATTAcccctgtatgacatatcgctttattgctccccgAACTCTcggtaagtcgctttggataaaagcgtctgctaaatgactaaatgtaaatgtaaactatcccttaaagcAGTAAGAAATATAAGAACTATATAACATTGGTTTTGATTCCAAACATGTGTCTTACCGAGTTCATCATTGGCCATCTCTAAGGCAGCACGACCCTTTCCTAGAATGTCCACCTCGAACACTTCCTGTGGCCGAACATCAACAGCAAATGATGTGATTGGCTGAGGGTAAACACATTCAGTCATGCTGTCATACAAGCTGCAAATCAGCCTTTCCATCTCTGCATCCTTCATCACACAATTGTGTCCCTCCCGTGGCTAGATGGGGAAAATAAGAgaacatgaaataaaatagctgaagaaatacaataaacaaaaagcTATTTAAGAAACAGACATAATCTCTTCTGACCTTGATGAGATGCCTACGAGAGAGCTCTACTCTGGATACCTGGTTCAGGCCTGCACTTTGGCAGATAGACACCGCATTAGTGGACCACGCAGTAGAGAAGTTTAACCTACAAGGGGCATCACATTAATGTAAGATGTGATACAAGATGCATGAAAGATgctgcaaataaatacaatggcaGGTGTTACCTAGGACCTATCTCCACCAGTTTTGCACCATCCATTGCTTTTAAACTGGGCTCTTCTGACAGACTAGCAGAATAAGGAGGAGTGAACAACCAGCGCAGAACATCTTTCTGCCCCACGCTTAAAGAGTCGGACCCTGAGAGACAGAGGAATGGATGAAGAGGGAACACAGAGCCACAAACTCATCACATCCTCTATATTTCACTATACAATATTTTCGTACCATCCACTTCCacattgtagcaaagctcaGTTGTTATGGTGACTTCAGAATAGAGCTGTGCGATCCTGCGGATGACCCGCCCTTTACctgcctcctctctcctgtAGAACCGTATGACAGGCATgaccctgagagagagagaaaccatAAACGTGCTAAAAACTTTGATGCTTCCATAGGAAAACCGTAAGTATGACAATTTTCTTCATGGGGAAACCCAGGTCTGGAAAAAAATCTCAGCTGATCAAATCTTAAATCGGACATCAAAGAGAACTATTACATACAATagttttaacacatttatttaacacagttatTAGTTTCTTTGGGGAATAATTATTAGATCATTGCTCAAAGCAGGGGGGCAAACAGATAAGCAGAGAAAACAATCACAACCTACTGACTCGGCATACAAAATAGAAGCCTACgaattgttttaaaactttttgaGCACAGTTAATCAGTAAACAATTACTTAGTATGTCAGGCAAACaaactaaaacgttttttttttagttttaagcTGACATCTTACTTATATCGGTTCGAGTAGTCCCCTTGTTAGACAGCAGTCGAGTAGTCACCTCTGTGATGATGTTGAGCACTGAAGAGTCGAGACTACTCTCAGATCCACGTGTGTCAGAGGGTTAAACACGAACCTTCCGCCACAAGCACAGGACCAGCCTCCctctgcgcatgcgcattacTGTGATTCTCTGATCAGACCCCAGTTTGTGGATTTTTCAAGTACTTAATTTagaaaacaataatatttcCAACATTAACAAAGACTAGATAAAAAGACTTTTAACACCCAAAcgaatttttcagttttgttaaacgaatgtaaaaaaaaacaattactcAAAAACATGCGTATGTATCCGCTCATATGTATCcgcatattttgtttttgtacaatCAATAAGGACCCCTTAGTAACTGATAGGTTGtacgcatttataatatatattatttttgatTTATTAAATCACATTGTTAAAACACTTTCTTTAATGCTGCTTCATATAGATACCTGCGGACCAGCCAGCCAATCATGGGCATGGTTATTGAGTAtagccagccaatcagaatgtgTTTTCGATGCGCACGCCAGTCAGAGGTCAAACATGGCGGCGTACACACGGAGGGCGAGAGAAATGATGGGCTTGCTACGAGTCTTAAGAAATGTGGTTCAGGACAAACGTATGTTACACTGTTTTATATTCTGCACTGTTAAGTCAGTTTTACATGTTCATTTCTGAAATAATTGGAAATTGAACAAAAGATTGTCGACATATCAGTGGTTAAACAGCTGTCATGCTGAAGCATTACCTGCTTTGAATATCCCATGATGG encodes the following:
- the pfas gene encoding phosphoribosylformylglycinamidine synthase; this encodes MPVIRFYRREEAGKGRVIRRIAQLYSEVTITTELCYNVEVDGSDSLSVGQKDVLRWLFTPPYSASLSEEPSLKAMDGAKLVEIGPRLNFSTAWSTNAVSICQSAGLNQVSRVELSRRHLIKPREGHNCVMKDAEMERLICSLYDSMTECVYPQPITSFAVDVRPQEVFEVDILGKGRAALEMANDELGLAFDSWDLDYYTALFQKVKRNPTSVECFDLAQSNSEHSRHWFFRGRMIIDGEEQKETLFSLIMGTQRHSNQNNVIKFCDNSSGIKGMELECMYPTNPAQASQYETRRTTRHVIFTAETHNFPTGVAPFSGATTGTGGRIRDVQSAGKGGHVIAGTAGYCFGNLHIPGFVLPWEEEGWEYPSSFAPPLQVAVEASDGASDYGNKFGEPVLAGFARSFGMRLADGERREWIKPIMFSGGLGSIEDQNVKKEHAEQGMEVVKIGGPVYRIGVGGGAASSVQVQGDNSSARDLGAVQRGDAEMEQKMNRALRACLERTDGNPICSIHDQGAGGNGNVLKELSEPAGAVIYTSKFKRGDPTLSVLELWGAEYQESNALLLRPSDRSFLERVCQREKCPVDFVGKITGDGRIVLVDDLHKEANGLDGGRSPVDLELDWVLGKMPQKEFVLEHMAVSLQPLSLPAGLSVLSALERVLRLPAVASKRYLTNKVDRSVTGLVAQQQCVGPLHTPLADVAVVALSAFSLQGAATAIGEQPIKGLLSPAAGARMAVGEALTNLVFARVSALKDVKCSGNWMWAAKLPGEGACLWEACQAMCEVMGQLGVAVDGGKDSLSMAARVGGETVKAPGSLVISVYAVCPDITATVTPDLDNPDGKGVLLYVPVNPGKYRLGGSALAQCYGQLGDCSPDLDQPDKLSACFNTTQTLIQDRLLTAGHDVSDGGLISCLLEMAFAGNCGIEVDLPFEGVQAVEALFSEELGLVLEACESNASSVCQTYKEAGLLCHRIGTTCGFGPDAVVRVCLRGQEVLNERVTTLRALWESTSFQLERLQANPLCVQEEEEGLVSRTQPYIKLTFDPSQTPINKEPVSGKPRVAVIREEGSNGDREMSAALFIAGFEVWDVTMQDLCSGSMTLDTFRAVVFVGGFSYADVLGSAKGWAATVTFNPRARDEFKRFRNRVDTLSLGVCNGCQLLALLGWVGEREDEGSDVTLTHNKSGRFESRFVSVSILPSPAIMLKGMEGSALGVWVAHGEGLMQFRSSVAQRRLINASLAPLRYVDDSGTPTEIYPMNPNGSAQGVAGICSADGRHLAMMPHPERAVLGWQWAWAPRHVRGSLEPSPWLSMFRNAAVWCQSA